A part of Bacteroidales bacterium genomic DNA contains:
- a CDS encoding 1,4-dihydroxy-6-naphthoate synthase yields MNFHFGISPCPNDTFMFYRFLLDYPNVQTSFLDIEQLNRGLLEKKFDLAKCSISLYPQISSDYAILPTGMAVGFGNGPLLISKIKDLELNDSTLVAIPGRNTTAFALLRKYFPQLQNFKEVVFSSIPSLVAKDLVDAGLIIHESRFTYDKLSLKKLFDLGDLWEKETNLPLPLGIVVMKRKWIADFAVRWTEKIRTSILYAWEHFDEVLLFCRQHASEIEDEVMKKHIQLYVNEYSLDPGIEGRLAVEHFLAMFHKENVFLSDIWAI; encoded by the coding sequence ATGAACTTTCATTTTGGTATTTCCCCTTGTCCTAATGATACGTTTATGTTTTATCGATTTTTACTTGATTACCCCAATGTACAAACCTCCTTTTTAGATATTGAGCAATTAAATCGAGGTTTGCTTGAAAAAAAATTTGATCTTGCAAAATGCAGCATTTCGTTATATCCACAAATATCATCCGATTATGCTATATTGCCAACAGGGATGGCAGTAGGTTTCGGGAACGGACCTCTTTTAATTTCAAAAATTAAAGATTTGGAATTAAACGATTCTACTTTGGTTGCTATTCCTGGAAGAAATACCACAGCATTTGCCCTCTTGCGAAAGTATTTTCCTCAATTACAAAATTTTAAGGAGGTCGTTTTTTCATCCATTCCATCGTTGGTTGCCAAGGATTTGGTTGATGCTGGGCTCATTATTCACGAGAGTCGTTTTACTTACGATAAATTAAGTCTGAAGAAATTGTTCGATCTTGGAGATCTTTGGGAGAAAGAAACAAATTTACCTTTACCTTTAGGAATTGTTGTTATGAAAAGAAAATGGATTGCTGATTTTGCTGTTAGGTGGACGGAAAAAATTCGCACGTCTATCCTTTATGCGTGGGAACATTTTGATGAAGTACTCCTCTTTTGTCGACAGCATGCTTCGGAAATAGAAGACGAGGTGATGAAAAAACACATTCAACTTTACGTTAACGAATATTCATTGGATCCTGGAATTGAAGGTCGACTAGCAGTTGAACATTTTTTGGCAATGTTTCACAAAGAGAACGTATTTTTGTCGGATATCTGGGCGATATGA
- the rfaD gene encoding ADP-glyceromanno-heptose 6-epimerase, with the protein MKRKLAIVTGAAGFIGSVLVQKLHEAGWEKIIGIDDFTNRAKEKNFISKPLTDIVPREKVDDFLSQYSKDVAVVFHMGARTDTMEKNTAVFDHLNVLSSKKWWNFCTDESIPLIYASSAATYGNGEHGFDDAHEKVPLLKPLNPYGQSKQKFDLWALDQWRKPPFWYGLKFFNVFGPNEYHKNKMASVIFHAFHQVNSTGRIKLFRSHRADFGDGMQARDFIYVKDVVDVMRFLFEKLPENGIYNVGTGKARTFLDLAHAIFKALNKKIQIDFIDTPEEIRSTYQYFTEAKVDKLRKAGYCKEFYTLEDAVHEYVTQYLIPERYV; encoded by the coding sequence ATGAAAAGAAAATTGGCCATTGTTACTGGAGCAGCAGGATTTATCGGGTCTGTACTTGTTCAAAAACTCCATGAAGCAGGATGGGAAAAGATTATTGGAATTGATGATTTTACGAATCGTGCAAAAGAAAAAAACTTTATTTCTAAACCTTTGACCGACATTGTGCCTCGAGAAAAGGTAGATGATTTTTTAAGCCAATACAGTAAAGACGTGGCAGTAGTTTTCCACATGGGTGCCCGAACAGATACGATGGAAAAAAACACTGCCGTGTTTGATCATCTGAACGTTCTTTCTTCAAAAAAGTGGTGGAACTTTTGTACCGATGAAAGTATTCCATTGATTTATGCATCTTCTGCAGCTACATACGGCAATGGTGAACATGGATTTGACGATGCTCATGAAAAGGTTCCCCTTCTCAAGCCGTTAAATCCGTATGGGCAAAGTAAGCAAAAATTTGATCTGTGGGCCTTAGACCAATGGCGTAAACCACCATTCTGGTATGGACTTAAGTTTTTCAACGTCTTTGGACCAAATGAATATCATAAAAATAAAATGGCATCGGTGATATTTCATGCCTTTCATCAGGTCAATAGCACGGGAAGAATTAAACTTTTTCGTTCTCATCGGGCTGATTTTGGTGATGGAATGCAAGCAAGAGATTTTATTTATGTGAAGGATGTAGTAGATGTGATGAGATTTCTTTTTGAGAAATTACCAGAAAATGGTATTTATAATGTTGGAACCGGCAAAGCAAGAACGTTTTTAGATCTAGCCCATGCTATTTTCAAAGCTTTAAACAAAAAAATTCAGATTGATTTTATAGATACACCAGAAGAAATTAGGTCAACCTATCAATATTTTACAGAAGCCAAAGTTGACAAGTTAAGGAAAGCTGGCTACTGCAAGGAATTTTATACGCTGGAAGATGCTGTTCATGAATATGTTACTCAGTACTTAATCCCAGAGCGTTATGTTTAG
- a CDS encoding 3-deoxy-D-manno-octulosonic acid transferase, whose protein sequence is MRCLYTFFVRFYALLICMAAMLGHDKARKWYKGRKQPWHGFDPHEKIIWMHVSSLGEFEQGRPLLERLKQDFPRYKILLTFFSPSGYEVRRNFSLADRIMYLPVDTPGNAKKFLDFFRPTVCIFVKYDFWFNFLREIFRRNLPIFFISVHFRSRQYFFKWYGRWALGHLRKVTLFFAQREETCLLLKKHGITQCIVAGDTRFDRVISVAIQDKRFPVLEKFASEHLVYVAGSTWFEDEKYIARAVSWFPHMKFIVVPHEVSEDRLRQIEKLMPIKSIRFSSIDQDVVVDHYRILIIDQIGILSALYRYANIAHVGNGFGSGIHNILEAAVYGVPVIFGPNYRKFSEAIELIERGGAFSFSNPEEYKKIIKFLLDEKVRQQIKNICSTYVYSMAGATERIMRIISSYL, encoded by the coding sequence ATGAGATGCTTGTATACTTTTTTTGTTCGGTTTTATGCTTTATTAATCTGCATGGCTGCAATGTTGGGCCATGACAAAGCTCGAAAGTGGTATAAAGGGAGAAAGCAGCCATGGCATGGATTTGATCCTCATGAAAAAATTATTTGGATGCACGTATCTTCCCTTGGTGAATTTGAACAAGGAAGGCCACTGCTGGAAAGATTGAAACAAGATTTTCCTCGATACAAGATTTTGCTGACTTTTTTTAGTCCGTCTGGATATGAAGTGCGTCGAAATTTCTCTCTTGCTGATAGAATCATGTATCTTCCTGTCGATACACCTGGAAATGCTAAAAAGTTCTTAGATTTTTTTCGTCCGACCGTATGTATTTTTGTTAAATATGATTTTTGGTTTAATTTTCTGAGAGAGATTTTCAGACGGAATTTACCGATTTTTTTTATTTCTGTTCATTTCAGATCCCGGCAATATTTTTTTAAATGGTATGGACGATGGGCTCTAGGACATTTGCGAAAAGTAACTCTTTTTTTTGCTCAGAGAGAAGAAACTTGTTTGTTACTCAAAAAGCATGGTATAACTCAATGCATCGTTGCTGGAGATACGCGATTTGACAGAGTAATTTCAGTAGCTATTCAGGATAAACGCTTTCCAGTTTTGGAAAAATTTGCAAGTGAACATTTGGTCTATGTAGCTGGTTCAACATGGTTTGAGGATGAAAAATATATAGCCCGTGCGGTTTCATGGTTTCCTCATATGAAATTTATTGTTGTTCCTCATGAAGTTAGTGAAGACCGTTTACGTCAGATAGAAAAATTGATGCCTATAAAATCAATCAGATTTTCATCCATCGATCAGGATGTAGTCGTTGATCATTATCGTATTCTGATCATTGATCAGATTGGCATTTTGAGTGCGTTATATAGATATGCAAATATAGCTCATGTAGGAAATGGTTTTGGTAGTGGCATTCATAACATTTTGGAGGCTGCTGTTTATGGCGTTCCTGTAATATTTGGTCCCAATTATAGAAAATTTTCGGAAGCCATTGAGCTCATTGAAAGAGGAGGTGCTTTTTCTTTTTCGAATCCAGAAGAGTATAAAAAAATAATCAAATTTTTACTCGACGAAAAAGTTCGACAACAAATTAAGAATATTTGCAGTACTTACGTATATTCAATGGCTGGTGCTACTGAACGAATCATGAGAATAATTTCTTCTTATCTTTGA
- a CDS encoding DUF3352 domain-containing protein produces the protein MRKKLLLWIGGISILLTGGLATYFLFFSKSSNYSCWNFVPPDAAFIIETNDVLDAWDQLKENKIWQHLLQDPLMKSINEDANYLDEQLANNSKLYSIMKNRPMLISCHLTSNNNYDFLFIIDLKKARFISLLKDFIFQLASQFTYDIEKEKFENEKIYIVQSKPLLYFSLVENIVLISYTKSLVQQAILQGQKANTFEKNQALKRISTYLSGGLCNIYFFQPYFNSYLSFFTSEKDILDEFKKTFTLGAYTIQIDENQIKLKGALYLNDTSFSLLHSLHNTSQGKIYSHQIIPDNLAYMVSLTFENFPDFLRQLKEYQSKDTSLKSFEPYEKRIQKAMKLFGIDVEKHFFSWIGQEISIVKLPPFPNVKENDYLFIFHTNDIKKAYENLQTISKKISRWIPIKEKEETYKNYTIHYFGLKGFFKLFFGKLFASFEKPYYIFLEDFVVFSNSPTLLMYFIDKYEKNLTLANNENARLFFNDFSDDNHIRVVVQGPRIFQHLYRYTLPKNKDDLLENKGIFTSFKYLDLTLNGSEKGIYQSSIAINYDENAWYETELLDLERDAEDIFTNELDSIMMIDIDVVFDSYDIFDDGTIVKYYENQKDENLHKTDKLEEKPVMLVGRLVDNKKEGLWKYYYESGNLWATVPYQKGKIDGRVIVYYDQKEPKTKIICEYKKDKREGQYIEYYLSGKTKAKLNYVDDQLNGEAIYFYESGNIKIEGYYKNGEKEGKWKYYTELGEVIDKEKWKKGSQKR, from the coding sequence ATGAGAAAAAAGTTATTGTTATGGATCGGCGGAATTTCCATCCTCTTGACAGGAGGACTTGCTACATATTTTTTGTTCTTTTCAAAATCAAGTAATTATTCATGTTGGAATTTTGTTCCACCTGATGCTGCTTTTATTATAGAAACCAATGATGTCCTTGATGCATGGGATCAACTTAAAGAAAACAAAATATGGCAACATCTTTTGCAGGACCCCCTCATGAAGAGCATCAACGAAGACGCAAACTACCTTGATGAACAACTAGCAAATAACTCGAAGCTATATTCCATCATGAAAAACCGTCCGATGCTTATTTCATGCCACTTGACTTCGAACAACAACTATGATTTTTTATTCATTATCGACCTCAAGAAGGCTCGTTTTATTTCATTGCTTAAAGATTTCATCTTTCAGTTAGCCAGCCAATTTACGTACGATATTGAAAAAGAAAAATTTGAAAACGAAAAAATTTATATTGTTCAATCCAAGCCTCTACTTTATTTTTCATTGGTAGAAAATATTGTCCTCATTTCTTACACCAAAAGCCTTGTTCAACAAGCCATTTTACAGGGACAAAAAGCAAATACATTTGAAAAAAATCAAGCTTTAAAGAGGATTAGCACATACCTTTCCGGTGGTTTATGCAATATATATTTCTTTCAACCCTATTTCAATTCATATCTTTCCTTTTTCACATCTGAAAAAGACATCCTTGACGAATTCAAAAAAACTTTTACATTAGGAGCATACACCATTCAAATCGATGAAAATCAGATTAAGCTTAAAGGAGCTTTGTATTTAAACGATACTTCATTTAGTTTGCTCCACTCACTTCATAATACAAGTCAAGGTAAAATATATTCCCATCAAATTATACCCGATAACCTGGCCTACATGGTATCCTTGACTTTTGAAAATTTTCCCGACTTCCTTCGTCAGCTGAAAGAATATCAATCGAAAGACACTTCTTTGAAATCCTTTGAACCTTACGAAAAACGAATACAAAAAGCTATGAAGTTGTTTGGAATTGACGTAGAAAAACACTTTTTTTCTTGGATTGGTCAAGAAATTTCGATCGTCAAATTGCCTCCATTTCCTAACGTCAAAGAAAACGATTATCTTTTTATCTTTCATACTAATGATATAAAAAAAGCATATGAAAATCTTCAGACAATTAGCAAAAAGATATCACGGTGGATCCCCATTAAAGAAAAAGAAGAAACATATAAAAACTATACTATACATTATTTTGGTTTAAAAGGTTTTTTTAAGCTTTTTTTTGGAAAACTTTTTGCCAGCTTCGAAAAGCCTTACTACATTTTTCTTGAAGATTTTGTCGTTTTCAGTAATTCTCCCACCCTACTTATGTATTTCATAGATAAATATGAAAAAAACCTGACTTTAGCTAACAACGAAAATGCACGTTTGTTTTTTAATGATTTTTCCGACGATAACCACATTCGAGTCGTCGTTCAAGGTCCACGTATTTTTCAACATCTTTATCGCTATACCTTACCTAAAAATAAAGATGACCTTCTAGAAAACAAGGGTATTTTTACTTCATTTAAATATCTTGACCTAACTCTTAATGGTTCAGAAAAAGGAATTTATCAAAGCAGCATTGCCATCAATTACGACGAAAATGCTTGGTATGAGACAGAATTGTTAGACCTGGAACGAGATGCCGAAGATATTTTTACAAATGAGCTGGATTCAATAATGATGATAGATATCGATGTAGTTTTTGACTCTTATGATATTTTTGATGATGGCACCATAGTCAAGTATTACGAAAATCAAAAAGACGAAAATCTACATAAAACTGACAAATTAGAAGAAAAACCTGTAATGCTAGTAGGTAGATTGGTAGATAACAAAAAAGAAGGTCTATGGAAATATTACTACGAATCAGGTAACTTATGGGCAACTGTTCCCTATCAGAAAGGGAAAATAGATGGGAGAGTGATCGTTTATTACGACCAAAAGGAACCTAAAACTAAAATTATCTGTGAATACAAAAAGGATAAACGAGAAGGGCAATACATTGAGTATTATCTCAGTGGGAAGACAAAAGCTAAATTAAATTACGTAGACGACCAGTTGAATGGAGAAGCTATTTATTTTTATGAATCTGGTAACATAAAAATTGAGGGATATTACAAAAATGGGGAAAAAGAAGGTAAATGGAAATATTACACAGAACTCGGTGAAGTTATTGACAAAGAAAAATGGAAAAAAGGATCTCAAAAACGCTAA
- a CDS encoding O-acetyl-ADP-ribose deacetylase: MEKHHIKLSVHLGDITKMNVECIVNAANSTLLGGGGVDGAIHRAAGPALREYCATLGGCPTGEAKITPGFNLSAKYIIHTVGPIYKDGKHGEDKLLYQCYKNSLLLAHAHKIKEIAFPGISTGIYSYPIEEATDIAIQAVLETLQSLQYPDMHVIFVAFNQNAFEVYQNKLMDRELNFQII, from the coding sequence ATGGAAAAGCATCACATCAAATTATCTGTGCACTTGGGCGATATTACAAAAATGAACGTAGAATGCATTGTAAACGCAGCCAATTCGACCCTCCTAGGGGGTGGAGGGGTTGACGGTGCTATTCATCGTGCTGCTGGGCCTGCTTTGCGTGAATACTGCGCTACGTTAGGGGGTTGTCCGACGGGTGAAGCTAAAATTACTCCTGGTTTTAATCTTTCTGCTAAGTATATAATACATACTGTTGGCCCCATTTATAAAGATGGCAAGCATGGAGAAGACAAGCTTCTTTACCAGTGTTATAAAAATTCTCTTTTACTTGCTCACGCTCATAAAATCAAAGAAATAGCCTTTCCTGGAATTAGCACCGGAATTTATAGTTACCCCATTGAAGAAGCTACGGATATAGCCATCCAAGCAGTTTTAGAAACCTTGCAATCACTTCAATATCCTGATATGCATGTCATTTTTGTTGCTTTTAATCAAAATGCATTTGAAGTTTACCAAAATAAATTGATGGATAGGGAACTTAATTTTCAGATCATATGA
- a CDS encoding NYN domain-containing protein: MKKTDLLRIAMFYDGNYFLHVSNFYNHVHPKQARISINGLHQFIRHFLANEEEIDVNYCQIVEARYYRTRFSAKEIGPKGNQLFFDRLFDDILVSEGVIPFHFPIRTVQGVKMEKSIAVWLSLDAFDIAIQKRFDVFALVASDGDYLPLVRKLNSLGIKVLLASWEFEYIDDFGQQKMTKTSQDLIKEVTYPVFLNELIDDENNKDNVLINNIFVAKTDKKEYDNYEENLNSFEKNMIY; the protein is encoded by the coding sequence ATGAAAAAAACAGATCTTCTACGAATCGCCATGTTTTACGATGGCAATTATTTTTTGCATGTTAGCAATTTTTATAATCATGTCCATCCTAAGCAAGCAAGAATTAGTATTAACGGTTTGCATCAATTTATACGCCATTTTCTTGCCAATGAAGAGGAAATTGACGTAAATTATTGCCAGATTGTTGAAGCTCGTTATTACAGGACAAGATTCAGTGCTAAGGAAATTGGACCAAAAGGAAATCAACTATTTTTTGATCGTTTGTTTGATGATATTCTAGTCTCGGAAGGAGTTATTCCATTTCATTTCCCAATCCGGACAGTTCAGGGTGTAAAAATGGAGAAAAGTATTGCTGTGTGGCTTTCTCTTGATGCTTTCGATATTGCCATTCAGAAAAGATTTGATGTTTTTGCTCTTGTTGCTTCTGATGGAGATTACCTACCTTTGGTAAGAAAACTTAATTCCCTTGGTATTAAAGTTCTTTTAGCTAGCTGGGAATTTGAATATATTGATGACTTTGGTCAACAAAAGATGACTAAAACTTCTCAAGATTTGATCAAAGAAGTCACTTATCCTGTGTTTTTGAATGAATTGATTGATGATGAAAACAACAAAGATAACGTGCTGATCAACAATATTTTTGTAGCAAAAACTGATAAAAAAGAATACGATAATTACGAAGAGAATTTAAATTCTTTTGAGAAGAATATGATCTATTGA
- a CDS encoding rhomboid family intramembrane serine protease, producing MNFYLWILILTTLISVLAFSSSNLMSKMMFRPYQIYEHGEWYRFFTYGLVHADLIHLLVNMWVLYIFGSVVETSLVQLKGFRGEMFFLMLYVGGLVFSPLLSFQKHKKDIFYSAVGASGAISAVVFAFIIMYPLAPLMIFPIPIQIPAVFFGIAYVIYSWYMSRKANDQIGHDAHLLGAIYGIVFMFIIEPRLILHFFSKIF from the coding sequence ATGAATTTCTATTTGTGGATTTTGATACTAACCACCTTGATATCTGTTCTTGCATTTTCGAGTTCCAATTTGATGAGCAAAATGATGTTTAGACCTTATCAGATTTATGAACATGGAGAATGGTACCGTTTTTTCACATATGGATTGGTTCATGCCGATTTGATTCACTTACTAGTGAACATGTGGGTTTTATATATTTTTGGCTCCGTAGTGGAAACTTCGTTGGTTCAACTCAAGGGATTTCGTGGAGAAATGTTTTTTTTGATGTTATATGTAGGTGGCTTGGTTTTTAGTCCTCTTTTGTCGTTTCAGAAACATAAAAAAGATATTTTTTATTCTGCTGTTGGTGCTTCTGGTGCTATATCTGCCGTGGTTTTCGCCTTTATTATAATGTATCCACTTGCCCCTTTAATGATTTTTCCAATCCCCATACAAATTCCAGCCGTATTCTTTGGAATCGCTTATGTTATCTATTCATGGTATATGTCTCGAAAAGCTAATGATCAAATAGGTCATGATGCTCATTTGCTTGGGGCAATATACGGAATTGTTTTTATGTTTATCATTGAGCCCAGATTGATTCTTCACTTTTTTAGCAAAATTTTCTAG
- a CDS encoding CofH family radical SAM protein, which produces MVNLEKFVRKWYEDESLDLNSFSQALWLYPLEELIGLAHDIRLRLDANGRVGYVVERNINYTNVCVIGCKFCTYHCSIQSKKGFVLSQQELFSKISELVDRGGRQVFLQGGIHPFLPLSWYVDMLQFIKTHFPHLRIHAFSPVEIYHIAKRSQMSIENVLKVLQEAGLDYLPGAGAEILVERVRKIVSPKKISDQEWLNIMHIAHEMGLPTSATMMYGHVETLEERIEHLRKIYLLQKNKPANTPGFVAFIPWPYVGNKNSIGSHKFVSPHTAVSYLRLIAISRILLNNIPILQASWLTVGIEVAQMALHAGANDMGSILIEEKVITGGKHQPFPNETEIQQIIRDAGFIPFRRN; this is translated from the coding sequence ATGGTAAACCTTGAAAAGTTTGTTCGAAAATGGTACGAAGATGAAAGTTTAGATCTCAATTCCTTCTCTCAGGCATTATGGTTATATCCGTTGGAAGAGTTGATTGGTCTGGCTCATGATATCCGTTTGAGACTAGATGCTAATGGTCGTGTTGGCTATGTGGTAGAAAGAAACATTAATTATACCAATGTTTGTGTCATTGGTTGCAAGTTTTGTACATATCATTGTTCTATACAAAGTAAAAAGGGGTTTGTTCTGAGTCAGCAGGAATTGTTTTCCAAGATATCTGAACTCGTAGATAGAGGAGGAAGACAAGTTTTTCTACAAGGTGGCATTCATCCATTTCTGCCGCTTTCGTGGTATGTAGATATGCTTCAGTTCATTAAAACTCATTTTCCACATCTTCGAATACATGCTTTTAGTCCAGTAGAGATATACCACATAGCAAAACGGAGTCAGATGTCGATTGAGAATGTGCTTAAGGTCTTACAAGAAGCTGGTCTTGATTACTTGCCGGGGGCTGGAGCTGAAATTCTCGTTGAGCGCGTACGAAAAATCGTTTCTCCTAAAAAAATAAGTGATCAAGAATGGTTGAACATTATGCATATTGCTCATGAAATGGGTTTGCCAACTTCTGCAACCATGATGTACGGACATGTGGAAACACTTGAAGAACGCATTGAGCATTTAAGGAAAATCTATTTGCTTCAAAAAAATAAGCCTGCAAATACTCCTGGTTTTGTGGCATTCATTCCTTGGCCCTATGTAGGAAACAAAAATTCTATTGGATCCCATAAATTTGTATCTCCTCATACAGCGGTTTCTTACCTGAGATTGATTGCTATTTCTCGAATTTTGCTTAACAATATCCCTATTCTGCAAGCTTCATGGCTTACGGTAGGTATAGAAGTTGCTCAGATGGCACTTCATGCTGGTGCTAATGATATGGGCAGTATTTTGATCGAAGAGAAAGTCATCACCGGGGGGAAACATCAACCATTCCCAAATGAGACTGAAATACAACAAATAATTCGGGATGCTGGCTTTATTCCTTTTAGACGTAATTAA
- a CDS encoding TonB-dependent receptor: protein MRFSFLCMILYFQLLTHAQTGNIEGYVKSSKNNEPIPFATIQVLNTTTGSYSDFDGKFIIASIPPGFYVLRISAVGFKPIITQEIEVLNNKTVTLEFSLEEQSFALKEVQVTAEKFEKKLESPISNIKISASEIENSAGGNRDIARVIQNFPGVAAFPIANRNDIIVRGGSTSENRFFVDDIEIPYINHFATQGASGGTNSILNTDIIKNLDFLASSFPASRYNALSSVFEFKTKTPRETKPSFRFSIGASEAAFSSDGPIGEKTGYLFSIRRSYLALLFKALQLPFLPTFNDYTIKIRYKPDNRNEIGFLSLGALDVMKLDLNIQDPTEFQLYILKYLPIYSQWNYVTGISYRHFYQNGSLLLVLSRSMLNNSQIKYLDNIEDPSKKLLDYSSNEQENKFRIERTYRWPLSKIQYGLNIEYATYENKTFQKLLKSNSIDTLEFESNLYFWKYGVFLQTSREFFNSNLSITAGVRTDATTYSATMNNPFKQISPRIATSLKLAPKISWESGIGRYFQLPPYTTMGYLENGIFVNKKRLSYIQSTHVVSGFTYLYDSNIKITLEGFYKHYSKYPTSLTDGLSFAFKPLDYGAIGNEPATSISKGRAYGSELFAQIFSYDQTAYASISYTFAISEFKDALGNYRPTSWDNRHIFVVSAYKRFKKFWTFAFRWRYAGGLPYTPYDYETSSIRAFWDIQNRPYFDYSKLNGERFKPFHQLDIRIEKKFIQFKKVDFRLYLDIQNLYNFKAQELPRLTNLDPQGQPLIDPNDPQKYILREIPSDGTGTILPTIGVIIQL, encoded by the coding sequence ATGAGGTTTTCTTTCCTATGTATGATCCTTTATTTTCAACTTCTTACACACGCTCAAACAGGAAACATTGAAGGTTATGTCAAAAGTTCAAAAAACAACGAACCTATTCCTTTTGCAACCATTCAAGTCTTAAATACAACAACGGGTTCCTATTCCGACTTTGATGGTAAATTTATCATAGCCTCCATCCCGCCAGGTTTTTATGTCCTGCGAATTTCAGCGGTAGGTTTTAAGCCCATCATTACACAAGAAATAGAAGTGTTAAATAACAAAACCGTAACACTTGAATTTAGTCTTGAGGAACAAAGTTTTGCATTGAAAGAAGTTCAAGTTACAGCTGAAAAATTTGAAAAAAAACTTGAAAGTCCAATTTCTAACATCAAGATCAGTGCAAGTGAAATTGAAAATTCCGCTGGCGGTAACCGCGACATAGCTCGAGTTATTCAGAATTTTCCTGGCGTTGCTGCTTTTCCTATAGCTAACCGTAATGATATCATTGTCCGTGGCGGTTCTACCAGTGAAAATAGATTTTTCGTCGACGATATTGAAATACCTTATATAAACCATTTTGCCACACAAGGAGCCTCCGGAGGAACCAATAGCATTCTAAATACAGATATCATTAAAAATTTGGATTTTCTTGCTAGTTCCTTTCCCGCATCCCGTTACAATGCCTTGAGTTCTGTTTTTGAGTTTAAGACTAAAACACCTCGTGAAACAAAACCATCTTTCCGTTTTTCTATTGGAGCTTCTGAAGCTGCTTTTTCCTCCGATGGTCCTATCGGGGAAAAAACAGGATATCTTTTTAGTATACGCCGTTCGTATTTGGCTTTGCTTTTTAAAGCATTACAACTCCCCTTTCTTCCAACTTTTAATGATTACACAATTAAAATTCGATACAAACCAGATAATCGAAATGAAATCGGTTTTCTAAGTCTTGGGGCTCTTGATGTTATGAAACTTGATTTAAATATTCAGGATCCTACTGAATTTCAGCTTTACATTCTTAAATATTTACCCATTTATTCTCAGTGGAACTATGTTACTGGTATTTCATACCGACACTTTTATCAGAATGGATCCCTACTTCTGGTGTTAAGCCGCAGTATGCTTAATAATTCTCAAATCAAGTACCTTGATAATATCGAAGATCCAAGCAAAAAATTACTTGATTATTCCAGCAACGAACAAGAAAATAAGTTTCGAATCGAAAGAACTTACCGATGGCCTTTGAGTAAAATCCAGTATGGTTTAAACATTGAATACGCTACCTATGAAAATAAGACTTTTCAAAAACTATTAAAGAGTAATTCAATTGATACGTTAGAATTCGAATCCAACTTGTATTTTTGGAAATATGGTGTTTTCCTTCAAACCAGTCGAGAATTTTTTAATTCAAATCTCTCCATTACAGCTGGTGTGAGAACAGATGCAACAACCTATAGTGCTACAATGAACAATCCTTTTAAACAAATATCTCCTCGAATAGCCACTTCACTTAAACTTGCTCCCAAAATATCGTGGGAATCTGGAATAGGGAGATATTTTCAGTTGCCACCTTATACGACCATGGGCTATCTTGAAAATGGGATATTCGTTAATAAAAAAAGACTTTCATATATTCAGTCAACACATGTGGTATCAGGGTTTACATATTTGTATGATTCCAACATTAAAATTACTCTTGAAGGATTCTACAAACATTACTCGAAATATCCGACTTCTTTAACGGATGGACTTTCATTTGCTTTCAAACCTCTTGATTATGGTGCAATTGGAAATGAACCAGCAACATCCATTTCAAAAGGCAGGGCTTATGGAAGTGAGCTTTTTGCTCAGATCTTTAGTTATGATCAAACAGCCTACGCTTCAATTTCCTACACGTTTGCGATAAGTGAATTTAAGGATGCTCTCGGCAACTATCGTCCAACTTCATGGGATAATCGTCACATTTTTGTGGTGTCTGCTTACAAAAGGTTCAAAAAATTTTGGACTTTCGCTTTTCGCTGGCGATACGCTGGAGGCTTGCCATACACCCCCTACGATTACGAAACATCCTCAATACGCGCTTTCTGGGACATCCAAAACAGACCTTATTTCGACTATTCTAAGCTTAATGGAGAAAGATTTAAACCCTTTCATCAGCTTGATATTCGCATTGAAAAAAAATTTATACAGTTTAAAAAAGTTGATTTTCGCCTATACCTAGACATACAAAATCTTTACAATTTTAAAGCGCAGGAGCTCCCTCGGCTAACCAATCTCGATCCTCAAGGACAACCTCTCATTGATCCTAATGACCCTCAGAAATATATATTGCGTGAAATTCCCTCAGATGGAACAGGTACCATCCTACCAACTATAGGAGTTATAATTCAATTATAA